The sequence CCTGGCTGCAAAATTATTGTTAATTCCCTTatttttgcatgttcatgatGATTGAGCCGACTGGACCAGTAGTTATTagatatttgttttttttagtgAACACCTAATTGGTCTGGTCAATATCTGGCCAATATatgagagaggaaaaaaaaaattaaccaatTTGAACCAAATCGACCCCATTGGAAGATTAGTCGAATAGATTTTAGTTAATTGGAATAAACTAGTGTAGAGTTAAAACATAATTATAagataaagttttccttcattagTGGCTAAATAATGGGACGATCCAAATGTGAGCCCATCACTCTACACTTCTCCACTTCTCTATTGTACGCGGTTGATGGGAAACACTCTTTTCTCTAAGCCTGTGGCATAAAAAAGTTTGGTCACTTCCCTTATTTGTGTCTGTTCATGATGAGTACTTACTTCTAGCCATAATCATGTAACATagatatttcattatttttcaaaaaaaaaaaaatagtagacAAGATGCCAATCatatttccttgttttgctttAAAAACTACATCAGTGATGATAAATTTATGATCATTTTGCtagttttattttgattcaacAATTCAGTGAAAGTCGCATGAAATCCATCGCAAGATTTTAAATGTTGGCGATTTGATTTTTACCAAATTTCTTTCAtagtaaatgaaaaatataattaaagaaCTCAATGATTAAAACAATTATTAAATATACTTTTAAAAACTTGTTATTGTTAAACAAATCTATAATCCAAACTTGAAACTGCAAccaatcttttttgttttcaatcTAAAAGGACTAGCAAGCCAAATCCATTTTGAAGTAAGATAGCTGAAAAAGAGATACCAAAAAGACTgatatagaaattttttttttgttaatttcacCAATGATTGGGTCACTCAAAAGAGACACATTCTCtgtagtattttttttattttttttagaaaaaaaggtACTCCATAATAGTGATCAACAACTTCAAAAGAATTATGAACGATGGTATACACGGAACTAGCCAGGAAGAATGAAGAACAACTTTTATTCGTTGTCGCTATCTTCATATTccccaaccccccaccccctaGTTCCCGACTTATTGGTTTCTCTACTGCTCATGAAATTAAACTTTAGTACTGCACTAGATACTGTGCTAGTTGAAATTAAATTTGTAATTAagcgaggaaaaaaaaaaaatagaataaagacaagtttaggaaaatttttaaaacgTTAAAAGAACATGGGAGATGTCTACAGCAAGAAAATGTACAAGAGTAAAGTAATGATTACAATGAATAGAGAAATCGAAAAACTCTACTCTGGAAGATAAAGTAAGATATAACATCTATCCACTTTGATTACTCACAATCATCATTGAGAAATTTGAAATACTGTTACATTTTATATGTCAAAATAAGTAACGGCTCAAAAAGAAATTTACGGCATAGAAGTCACAACCATTTCTTATTGCGAAGTTTGGAGATTGTAAGGTCCGCCCCTCCAAAACCATCCATTATGGCATTTGCTGAAGGGAACTCAGCTCTCGAAGTCAAGctataagaaaaatatttaaattaaacTCCAATGTTATGACAGAAACAAACATGAATACTTCGAAAAGGACGAAATCTTTGAAAAAGCATACTAATTGATGACAAAAAAGTCTGAAAAGAACCACATGAAAAACATGCACAACGAGCAAAATACGTAGCTCATGTTTACAATGGTCTAAAAAATCTTAATTTCATTTTGAACATTCCAAGCTCAAGTTAATTCACTAGACACCAATGTTAAGAGTATCAGACAAACCATTCCTACATGGGGAAGTATGAGAATACACAAGagagtatttgattgaattaggttcTCAAATTAAGCCTGTGGCTAGTCCAGACCATATCATCTCTATTCAATGTCAGAACTGCCATGTCATCCACCCATGTGGCTCAAAATGGTCGACCATTTAGGAAGCACTTCCAGAACAGGGCCATTTAAAGGCAAAATTTCCCagttttttataatataaagtggaagtaaaaaatcaatattaatatGATGAAAAGATTCAAGTACAAGGACCAACCTACTGCGAAGAACAACACATGGCATGCCTATTCGCTCAGCTCCCATCACCCCGGATTGACTTCCTGCAATGAGCACACAATTTTGCACAGGCAACCCTGCATTTTCCGCTGCTGCACGCAATGCCACCACAATATTTTGAATGCTGAATAAACCACAAAGTCTTAGATTTATCAGTTCCTGAAGCTCTCTGcctaacaaaaaatgaaaatcaaacaacTTCCTagttaataaaaattaaaaggttTTGGTTGTTCCTATATCCAGCTTATTGACATTTTATGTCCAGGAAACATGTCATTCTCTTTGGTAATACACTCCATGCTCGTTAAAAGAAAACAATCATATATTATGCCAAAAGTTATGTATGAAAACTATATTACTGAAACAGTGGTATTACTGGTATGATGGTTTCACAATTCCCTCCACTAcaaaattttctcctttttttttttctgtataaTGCCACCAAAACAGAGATCTTccttaaaagaaataaagaatatacaAGTAGCATATTCGAAGAGATTAACAAAATATACAAAGGCAGTTATTTGTATGTTAGTAACTTAAAAGTCTCGGAAGACCCAAAATGTTCCACCGATTGCTTCCAAACTCTCCTATATTTATGCCCTCAATTTTTAGTTAAAAGCGGTACTAGGATAACACGGTGTGCTAATGAGTGTCATATTCTGACATGAGTAAGGTGTCAGATActtcaaacaataaaagaatagaatttCTACTTTCTAGACTTAGTGGCTTTAGATAGAATTTATGGGTATGCGTCTAGAAACTGGTATGAGTACAGGCACACTGCTAAAATGTGCTAAAAAAGGGGGTAGTGGATCCTTTGCATTTGGTTggtcaaaaaatattttccacgTGTCATGATGAATGGGGGCCAGATTTTGTGAATAGATATACCCCAAGGTCCTCTGCCAACTAGTCAAGTTTCAGTCAAAATGCAATTAGCCTAGTGGCATGGCAGagagggttttaaaaaaatctagaaCTACCAAGAGGGTGTGCATACTGATGCACAGGAGCATATATGATGAAATTTGACTCTAAAAATAGACACATGGCTAATCCAGAAAATAGTCTATGTTTCTATCTTTATATCTATCCATGCTCCATCTATCTATCTACGTATGGGTGGACATGGATTTGATCATAGACGCAAGGGGAAACCAACAAGTTGACCAAGGTGTCCAAGGTGCCCATCTAGGTGATCTTTCAAggtgcctggatgcctaggcaatCTTGACAACTATTCTGGGCAGAAAGATCCATGGATTGCTTGTGTAAAGGGGCGTTACCTTTgaaatcattctttttttttttttttgggtgggggggggggagggagtgGGTTTGGGGTGTTGGGGGGAGGGtttaagagagaaatagagaggaaGAGGTTTTAGCCTTTagatttttttctgtttctttgtgACCAACAAATAAGCAGATAAGATTAGGAGAGGAATCATGAATGAGGGAGAAAAGGGACCCACAAGTTTGACTTTTTAAGTCCTTAAACTTtgtttaaagagagagaaatgggaACAGTTTTTCAAGAGGGAGATAcagtatatacaggaaaaaataaacatatatatatatatattaggagGGGTGGGGGAGTAATATAACTCGAGTTAACTTGTAGCAGTTTCAAATGTATAGCCGCtcctcccccacccctcccccccccccccccaaaaaaaaaaaaaagctcagcCCTGCATGGAACTGTACAGAAATTGGAGAAACATCGCTTCCTTCTTCACAACATACTGGGCACGTATATTTAGAGGTTCTAATGAAATGGACTTTTCTTATGGAACTCAAAACAGCATGAACTCAGTGCCCCAAAAGAGGACTAGTGATGCATTTCCTTCCACATCCATTAAAATACGTTTTTATGCTTTTCTCAATCATCTAAGACATAGGTAAGCTTGGAGACAAGAagaatcaaatatatatatatatatatattatttaagaaaaaatccTTTCAAACTCAACGGAAAAATGAACAGACCTTTCAGTTGAGCTGGTGTCAATCTCCACTTTCAGTTTCAGCACTGACGCAACCTCCTCAGCAATCCTTTGCTTCTCAGCAGAAGCTGCTCCAGAATAACAGGTACAAACCTTTAATACAAAATCCTGCTGTACAGGAAAGTTTCCCCACTTGAACAAAATGCAAGAGAAACATGGTTCAAGAACTTACCTGCTTTTATTGCTTCCTTTGCTAGTTGCTCATCCAAACCAGCAGTAACACCTTCACCAAATACAAGTTGACCATAAAGACTTTGTTCCACTTCTTCCTTTCCAACAGTCCTTATCTTTGAAACTCTTTCATTACCAAGTTTTTCAATTATGGACCTAACGGTATTCAACAAAATAAGAGGATTAGGATTTAGCTTTTTCTTTGCTATATCTGAAAATCTATATTAAGACATAATAAGAGTCAAAGATGCCATGGGCAATAACCACTGGAAGAAGCCCTAATGAGTAACGGCCCCAGTGATTGAAGGAGGAAGTCAAATGATGGCTCTGATACATAGTTAAGGTGCCAACTAGGTCACCCAGGCAACAAGCCACTCCAAGGCAACTAGTCACCTTATGTTCCAAGGCAACCAGTGATGGGTTTCAAGAAGCCTAAGGGATGACTATGTTCAGAAACTCAGTTGAAAGCCAGAATCGCCGTGAAGGGAAAATGACCAGATTCaagagaaattaaataaatggTGACCAGCAAATCAGATTGAAGGGAAACCTTGGTCTAAGGTCCGATTTATGGAGGAGAACAACTCCTCAAAAGATGAATCAGATCTGATGGTTTGATCTATATTTATAAAGATACCTTATTAGGGATAGGATTCTTTAAAATAAAACAGATTTGATAATTGACTACTGATAGCAGATCTAGATGGGCTCaaaccatgaagaaatgcatcaAAACACCAACAGATTTCAGCAATATTATAAGGATACTaatatgaaaaagaaataaaatctgaTCTTGAAAAAGAGGAGaactaggaatccaacttgaaGTAGAACTCATAAGAAAACAGCAGCAAGATCAAATTTTGAAACTGTGGATGTGTTTATAATACTATTCgattacaaaatatgaaatcagATTGGAATTTCAGATGGAAACAATGGAGAAACTGAAATTCCAACAAGTAGGGTGCAAGAACAGAAACCAGAAAACTGAAACAAGGAATGCACatatacttgatttttttttttttttaatagttttgatagaataaagaagaagataaaagaaaaaaaatatatgaattaGGAATCCCATCTGATCCTCAAAGCTGGCATCCCACCGAACCCTAACTCCTCCAACCAATAGCTTACTTGGAGATAGTCTACTACAACTAAAACTCAGCCTAAAATAAAGGAATAACAGATTAAAATAAGGCTGAACTCATAGACTCCTAATATAGCCCAACTAAAACActtaaataacaaataaaataaagaatagaaCTCTAATTAGAATAactaataaagtaaatcctgAATTCCTACctcctacccatattttaggcccattacagTAATCTGTTATAATGTAACGTGTAAACTCATCGGAATAATGGCCCAACATATGTGTAAGCTagcccaaggcttatttccaccGAACTAAGCCAAAATCTGTGATTTATGTGCATCACCCAGCCTCAGAACCTGATGATCTTTCTCACTAAAAGTTACAAATTTCAATCATTTCTCCCCTTATATATTTCTACAATCTCACTTTTATCCCCCTTATGCTATATATATTTTAACCTTTACAACCTTACATTAAACATATATTTAAATTTATAAGATGAAAAATACTTGGAAATATGGCTTGGGATATAAATAAGGCGCAAGCCTTGGGCTTTTTAGCCTCGCCAAGGCATCACCGAGGTGTCAAGGCAGTTGACCACCGCCATGGCTTGCCTTGGCGCCAGGACAACCATGGACGGATTATGGATGTAACATTCTTCCCCCTCTCCCCACTTTCTGTTTCCAGACCGTAAATGTAAGAAATAGATTGCCTTGTAGATAAAAGCAATCTGCATATGTTTCAATTTGAACTATCAAAACCTACACAATAAAGTTTCTGAACTTTGAGTTGCAGTATGGAAGAAAAACCTGGACATTTTATCGCAACTTTTGTCGTAAGCCGTTACAATGACCACAGGTATACCATTGTGAAGTGCGTCGTCAATAAAGctacaaatgaaaattttcaattagcTAAGCAGTGGATGGATATAAATAACAACACTGAAatacgaagaaaaaaaaattgaaattagatGAACATCTTCTCCCATCATTCAAAAATATCTGTCAGTAGATCAATTGATTATTACACACACTATCTTCAAAATATGAATCCACTATATTGAATCACACAATATCCATCAAACAATGTAAAAAATGTTTCACCATTGATTAAAGTTTTCAACAAGGTAATGAAGAAcgaaaaagaaaatgtcaaatAAATGGGGAATCACTACGCTACCTCTATAAGGAACAAATATAGAAATTTGTACCAACGGTGCTTTCAACATAAGCCATGGTATAAAGCTATGTGAGAGGGTAGCAAAGCACACGCTAAGAAACAAGAGTACTAGTAAAGTAATATGGTTCATGCCAAAGTGGACTAGTATTGACGCCATCATCTTACTGCACAATTGATATATAAGTAAAGAGAAAGGTCCCAAAGATCTTCGTTGAACAGGGGCACACATGTAGCTTTTCTATGTTGTGCAGAagaattcctttctttctttgagctTAAAGGCATTGCAATTCCTCCAGGTACATTTTATCCCATTAACTTGGTAAGGGGCGATCCTCAAGTGGGGCTTTATCCAAGTGAGCAGAGTGATCAGCAGTGTAGATTCAGAAGTGTAGAGGCAATACCTGAAAAGATTTGTTCATGAAAACATTCCCTTTTCTGGGGTATTCCTCTCTAGTGATCAGCACATTGGGAATTGCAGTAATGTATCTGGGAAAGGCCATAAGGAAGAGAAACTACCGGATAATtgaacaaacaaacaaacaaatatattttttggcaGTATACCAACACAGGTGATGAAGAAACAAAAACTCCAATAACCGACCAAGTCACACACAAACAACAAATGAACGCGACCTAGACAGCACTCTTCCCAAACACAAATCTCCGACTAAGTCACTCTCAGCAACAAAATAGAGAACCACCCTTCCTGATAGTGACAGTGTGACATCCACCAAACCacttgcatcatgtagataTCTGCCAGCATAAAACAactagacctttttttttttggatgaatgaaaaACAACTAGACATTATGCCTTCATCACCAACattttagtatatatatatattctcacaTGGGGGTCAACACATACTTGTCATTCTAGCCTTTTTAATAATAGGTTGGGGGATTGTCCACGTGAGTGAGACAGCTCCTTACCCTTATAACGTTTTTAGTAAAACAAAGGtggctttcttttcttttttttcccacccACAGATCTGGTTTCTTATATGGTAACAGAACAGATCCGATCTATGATTAGATatggtgcttttttttttttcttacaactAAACTCAACTAAGCCAtacccaactaaatggggttgccGATATGGATCCTGCTTCGCCATTCAACTCTATTGAAAATTGTGTGTAGTCAACTCAATGCCATTCATATCTCTTCTCACTACTTCTTTCCAAGTAATTGTAGGACCATCCCTTGTTTTTACAACTCCTCTAATGTGCATAATACCACTCCTCCTTACCAATGCACTTAAATTCCTCCACTTGAAATGCCCATACCACATCAAGCACCTTTGCTCCACCTTATCTTTTAGTGGAGCCACTCCTAAATCATCTcaaatttttatcctttttcccactcatccatctcagcTACACTTATTTTGCTTATGTGTGATCTCTGACACCCAACATTCAACTTCATACAACATTGCTGGTCTTATAGCTTTCCATTATTCTTTTAGTTTTCTTAGAATACCATCACATAACATTAGAAAAGCACCTCCCCACTTCACCCAGCCTGCTCTAACGCTTCACTATTTGCCACTTGGTAGTACATGGGTTAGTCCATGTGAGAGACGACCAGTGTTTTTTTGGGGTTCACATGTGGAAAACTAAGAGAAAATTAAAAGCacttttggattttaaattttCACCGCAAGAAAGAAATCTTGCTGTTTCCAGCCATTAACGTACCTCCTGTTCTTTTCAAGACCAGATCCCATGTAGTAGTAGCTCTAGATTCTAGAACTTAGGGGTCATTCCTTAGAGCAATGGAACAGGTATGACTGCCAAGGAAAATTCCCGGGTAGTCTGGGCAATGGCCCTTTTCTAGATTATAGAACTTGCTCCCACAGCAGGCCAATTCCTCTAGAAAAGCCCCAGTCCACCTATGCGATCCCATCAAGGATGCCTTCTCTCTCCTGATAAGAAGAGAACAAAAGTGTTctataaaagtaaaataaaaaatatacatacaGTTACAACAGTATATACAACTCAACCCACTTTTTGGCAGCAGTTTGAGCTAGAGTTTGACAGCTAATAGGATCTCTCCTGAAAATCTATAATTTGtcttctctgtcttttcaaaattttatgttACATTACTAAAACTCCATCACTAGCTCTCCTAAAAAGGCTAAAATTTTCATTCCTTTCCAGAGTTTCCAGAATTGCCTGTCCCTTAATTTCTAAATTAGAATTAAGTTTAGTGGTCTGCATAAGAACGACAAGGAGAGAGGTTCTTCTTTCCAAATGCCTCTAAAGCTCAGAATGGCTTTCCCCTTCTGTCCAAACCGCATAACTAAACAACATCGAAGAAATCTCACCTAACATTGATCGATCTTTGCAATCAAAACAGAACCTTCCCTTCTTATGATATGATCCATCCTTTCACAAGCAATATGTACAACATCAACAAAGGGATGAGACTGATGGTGCAGTAATCTTTGATGCTCTCTGCAGACCCCCCCCTAAGAAGATGAAGGTATGATTCAAGTTTCTATCTCATCTAGGTACTTCAAAGAATTCCTCAAAACCCAGAAGATTTCATTTCACCAATGTTCCAACATCTCTTATAAATGTTAAGACTTGAGCCATCCGAGACCAGAGATATGTCACCTTTCATGGATAATACAGTGCCACAGATTTTGACCACCTCAAAAAGCCTCTATAAGAAAATGTCCTGAACTGAGATTACACTACTAGGCCCCAATGATGCAGTAAGGTCTGTtccttccaactcaaatgaaaAGGTCCTCATAATAACAAAAGGCAGCCTTTTCCAAATCACCTATGAAAGAACCATGTCAATCATTAGAGAAGCAACAGCAATTTTCCCAGACATAAACAACAAAACAGGAAGTTCAGAGAAGAGTTAAACTCAAGCTATGACATAAGTAGCCACCACAAAACGATAGAAGTAGTGCACTAGAGGAAAGATGTTTACACAGTCACCAGTAATATTTTTGACATTATGAAACATAGAGATTAATTCTTTGGACTAAGTGTTAATGTTATAGAGGTAACCAAATATTCAGCAAATTGCACAACAGACCTAACCCATAGAAAATGGAGGGAAGTTCTCTATATTAATCATGATTATGTCAATGGACACATAAGCATAAATACAAAAAGTAAGATATGAAAGTATTCTATTTTATCTGTTTATACACAATATAATTTACAAAAGGGTATTTCCAGCAAAGATTGCTTCCATAAGCTTTacagagggagggagggagggagggagggagaaacTCATAGCCTAGAAAACTAGATACCTTAAGAAAATGATAATATAAAAAACTCACTTTTCAATTCCAGGTCTTAGAGGCAAACTTTTCGCCATCACAAACTCTTCCAATGCATTCTTCTGCCACCAAACTAACCAGTAAATAATTGGCACTATTAAATCTATTTACATAAACATAAACACAAGAAagcaccacacacacacacacacacatgaagAAGGGAAAATCAAATACACAACTGTAAAATATAGAGCTAACCTATGAATCTCCTCAAAGATCGCAAAAGAAATGCTGATTTCTACTTTATCCAATTAAGCAGAACTACAAGATAGTATTTATTGGGAGAAGCCAGGAAATCTCAGTTTAATGGTTGAACTATGTAGTAATGAAGTTTGTGAAATCCATTTTCAAGGACTGGACCAATTTTCTTATCTGCAGGCACCCATCCAGTCCACCACCACACACTTGCTccaaataacttaaaaaaaaataaaaataaaaataaaaataaaggggaaaagGAGTTCATTATCTCTTTAAAATGAACTTTCTACCAAATAAAACCAGAACCATTTGAAACAAGCAAATAAGGTACATAGTAACGCATTCAATATGAACTGAACTCAAATCTCCATCAAATAGGGAAAATCATGTAGCAAACTCATTTGAAATCCATCCTTCAAGTTTCTGAGTCCCAATGAGTAGAATCACTTTGATCAATGCAGCATAGTTCAAGCTGTTCAATTTACTCTATGGCATAAATCTAC is a genomic window of Macadamia integrifolia cultivar HAES 741 chromosome 13, SCU_Mint_v3, whole genome shotgun sequence containing:
- the LOC122058778 gene encoding CBBY-like protein isoform X1, with translation MDSASCSILYTLSLSRIQIPKLNRTFLHSIPSFASTSERNFRFCGKNLHFNRVLASNSSSNPIDENPSQPLAVILEVEGVLMDVYRLGNRQAFNVAFQKHGLDCANWTEPIYVDLSRKAGGDEKMMLVLYFNRIGWPTSLPTNEKETFMKSVLREKKNALEEFVMAKSLPLRPGIENFIDDALHNGIPVVIVTAYDKSCDKMSRSIIEKLGNERVSKIRTVGKEEVEQSLYGQLVFGEGVTAGLDEQLAKEAIKAASAEKQRIAEEVASVLKLKVEIDTSSTESIQNIVVALRAAAENAGLPVQNCVLIAGSQSGVMGAERIGMPCVVLRSSLTSRAEFPSANAIMDGFGGADLTISKLRNKKWL
- the LOC122058778 gene encoding CBBY-like protein isoform X2, which encodes MDSASCSILYTLSLSRIQIPKLNRTFLHSIPSFASTSERNFRFCGKNLHFNRVLASNSSSNPIDENPSQPLAVILEVEGVLMDVYRLGNRQAFNVAFQKHGLDCANWTEPIYVDLSRKAGGDEKMMLVLYFNRIGWPTSLPTNEKETFMKSVLREKKNALEEFVMAKSLPLRPGIENFIDDALHNGIPVVIVTAYDKSCDKMSRSIIEKLGNERVSKIRTVGKEEVEQSLYGQLVFGEGVTAGLDEQLAKEAIKAASAEKQRIAEEVASVLKLKVEIDTSSTERQRASGTDKSKTLWFIQHSKYCGGIACSSGKCRVACAKLCAHCRKSIRGDGS